The proteins below are encoded in one region of Cygnus olor isolate bCygOlo1 chromosome 19, bCygOlo1.pri.v2, whole genome shotgun sequence:
- the LOC121057376 gene encoding coiled-coil domain-containing protein 180-like translates to MTMPEDLPETFERCAEMFRQKLLSYQSQTDDYYNSCLKEFQDQLKLFEEELPYVSQLAVDSLLKEHEQKLSNSTGNIQHLFNKQLEEWECMKVVHKNQLCPSLGHPDNLLQLEVLCQEESKRQKDQADAIHLNTEMLRDCAIECAQNFVSALAAFTEKLLLELDESITTDDIQVPNSETPREKTSMLIRRKEAGLPLEICKAEQLIERGSRTWPGIPMTTLTDNSDYIICKETASVTTAKTTLGHIAAVEARDAVYKKYIRKLEQHFAQIKKESTSQLVTVQHWENWWKQSIQKIKQFYM, encoded by the exons ATGACAATGCCTGAAGATCTTCCAGAGACATTTGAACGCTGTGCAGAAATGTTCAGACAGAAACTATTGTCATACCAAAGTCAGACAGATGATTACTACAACTCCTGTCTTAAAG AATTTCAGGATCAGTTGAAGTTGTTTGAAGAGGAACTCCCTTACGTCTCTCAGTTGGCGGTTGATagtcttttaaaagaacatgAGCAGAAGCTCAGCAATTCCACTGGTAACATTCAGCACCTCTTCAATAAGCAACTAGAAGAGTGGGAGTGCATGAAG GTGGTGCACAAGAATCAATTATGTCCCTCCCTGGGGCATCCAGACAACTTACTTCAGCTGGAAGTTTTGTGCCAAGAGGaatcaaaaaggcaaaaagaccAAGCTGATGCTATTCATCTCAACACAGAGATGCTTAGG GACTGTGCTATTGAGTGTGCTCAGAACTTTGTTTCTGCACTAGCTGCCTTCACAGAAAAGCTGCTTCTGGAATTGGATGAAAGTATCACGACTGATGACATACAAGTACCGA ATAGTGAAACACCAAGGGAAAAGACATCCATGTTAATCCGTCGTAAAGAAGCTGGACTTCCTCTAGAAATCTGCAAAGCTGAACAGTTAATTGAACGTGGGAGCAG gacttGGCCAGGAATACCCATGACCACTCTTACAGACAATTCAGACTATATTATCTGCAAAGAAACTGCATCAGTTACAACAGCAAAGACTACGCTGGGCCACATAGCAGCAGTAGAAGCAAGAGATGCTGTATATAAG aaatacatACGTAAACTTGAGCAGCACTTTGCCCAGATCAAGAAAGAAAGTACATCTCAGCTGGTGACAGTTCAGCATTGGGAAAACTGGTGGAAACAGTCCATCCAGAAGATTAAGCAGTTCTATATGTGA